A part of Fibrobacter sp. UWR4 genomic DNA contains:
- a CDS encoding FeoA family protein, whose protein sequence is MSCNCGCGCDGKSKKWNVEPKFSELKKGDKVEIVGYNDGDARYKSKLLSMGLVRGVTLEVMQIAPLGDPIEVSVLNYRLSLRREEGNVLNLKRV, encoded by the coding sequence ATGAGCTGTAATTGCGGCTGTGGCTGCGACGGAAAATCCAAGAAGTGGAACGTCGAGCCGAAATTCTCTGAACTTAAAAAGGGCGACAAGGTGGAAATCGTCGGCTACAACGATGGCGATGCCCGCTACAAGTCCAAGCTTTTGTCCATGGGTCTCGTCCGCGGCGTGACCTTGGAAGTGATGCAGATTGCTCCCCTGGGCGATCCCATTGAAGTAAGTGTTCTGAACTACCGCCTTTCTCTTCGTAGGGAAGAAGGCAATGTGTTGAATTTGAAGAGAGTTTAA